From the genome of Hydrogenophaga sp. PBL-H3, one region includes:
- a CDS encoding DUF2591 family protein translates to MKTINSADATGVELDWLVEEALGGDHINPPRNYSSDLHLGGLVLQREKIEINYFNKRRTDGGTDSVCRASLQPTFTFQNYTSNMAAKITADGPDLLIAGMRCFVIFKQGQTVEVPCDLVTQ, encoded by the coding sequence ATGAAAACCATCAACAGCGCTGACGCCACGGGCGTAGAACTTGACTGGCTGGTCGAAGAAGCCCTTGGGGGAGACCACATCAACCCGCCCCGCAACTACTCTTCCGACCTGCACCTAGGCGGGCTGGTCCTCCAGCGAGAGAAGATCGAGATCAACTACTTCAACAAGCGCCGCACAGACGGCGGCACTGACTCGGTATGCAGGGCAAGCTTGCAGCCCACGTTCACCTTCCAAAACTACACCAGCAACATGGCGGCAAAGATCACGGCAGACGGGCCTGATTTACTCATTGCAGGGATGCGCTGCTTTGTGATTTTTAAGCAGGGCCAGACCGTGGAGGTTCCGTGTGACCTCGTCACGCAATGA
- a CDS encoding phosphoadenosine phosphosulfate reductase family protein, whose amino-acid sequence MNEELKEGQSENDWLTDEGFDLSVLNNNAPEPGAITHQVIEAGQQAAIDPLSYARILIAFSGGKDSLALVLHMIELGVPRDRIELHHHLVDGREGSTLMDWPITESYCEAIAKALGVQLTFSWRAGGLEREMLRDGDPTAPVFIPDGDGHRAIGGKGPEGTRLKFPQVSADLSVRWCSGVSKIDVFARYLNNHPKFNEGTTLVLTGERAEESSARSKYKVFEKHRCDLREGRKVQRHIDVWRAVHGWSEQQVWDIIKRFSLVAHPAYWLGWGRCSCRPCVFGSKDQWATIREIAPAQFNQIAGYEREFKVTIHRKDSIVQRADEGTPYATDPFWVELANSQHFSRSVYMDPWVLPAGAFGEGCGPT is encoded by the coding sequence ATGAACGAGGAACTCAAAGAAGGGCAGTCTGAAAACGACTGGCTCACCGATGAGGGCTTCGACCTCAGCGTGCTCAACAACAACGCACCAGAACCTGGCGCGATCACCCACCAGGTGATCGAAGCAGGGCAGCAAGCCGCTATCGATCCACTCTCTTACGCTAGGATATTGATAGCATTTTCAGGCGGAAAAGACTCGCTCGCTCTGGTGTTGCACATGATCGAGCTGGGCGTTCCTCGCGACCGCATTGAGCTGCACCACCACCTCGTCGACGGGCGTGAAGGTTCAACCCTCATGGATTGGCCCATCACCGAATCGTACTGCGAAGCGATCGCGAAGGCCCTCGGCGTGCAGCTGACGTTCAGCTGGCGGGCTGGAGGATTGGAGCGTGAAATGTTGCGCGACGGTGATCCAACCGCACCTGTCTTCATCCCCGATGGAGATGGCCACCGAGCAATCGGTGGCAAGGGACCAGAGGGCACACGCCTGAAGTTTCCACAGGTATCCGCCGATCTTTCAGTACGTTGGTGCTCGGGTGTTTCTAAGATAGACGTATTTGCGCGATATCTGAACAACCATCCGAAGTTCAACGAAGGTACGACTCTGGTCTTGACCGGTGAACGTGCCGAAGAGAGTTCGGCGCGCTCAAAGTACAAGGTGTTCGAGAAGCATCGATGCGATCTGCGCGAAGGCCGCAAGGTCCAACGCCACATAGACGTTTGGCGCGCGGTCCACGGGTGGAGCGAGCAGCAGGTGTGGGACATCATCAAACGCTTTTCACTCGTCGCACATCCAGCCTACTGGCTTGGCTGGGGACGGTGCAGCTGTCGTCCGTGCGTGTTCGGCAGCAAGGATCAGTGGGCGACGATTCGAGAGATTGCGCCCGCGCAGTTCAACCAGATTGCAGGCTACGAGCGCGAGTTCAAAGTCACGATCCACCGCAAGGATTCCATCGTTCAGCGTGCTGACGAAGGAACTCCCTACGCAACCGATCCGTTCTGGGTCGAGCTGGCCAACAGCCAGCATTTCAGCCGCTCGGTGTACATGGACCCATGGGTACTGCCGGCTGGGGCTTTCGGCGAGGGCTGCGGCCCAACCTGA
- a CDS encoding DUF1173 family protein, which produces MTHTEKPPRSANRLMVGGQVFDYLDLSKPSLAEPFQAAMEIAREKFGHALCLCRRQPLKLQLRLRMGKFHLAVWPNEGPHHDTECAFFRDDLWVNPNILPAERQDPARPAVQPTPAHPRVVASNTQKATQASTGAASAPAAPAEHVKPPRRQIMLAVPGQRDTEPRSPGAPVQRPLNLRALAMGLWEEAALCRWHTSWTRDWGRARYELQRVAGTLDLNGQPLDEMLFVPRPFREGAKEKLNNEWEEFVRRLGNRTRGTPLYLLIAPVRSFANPGNGSPAVMHLRHLRHPVGLSDASLDFIQKDCKTALRQVSTNLADIRAARQGDARADDPRNPEVIGFFLAEANSRGGVFARAAWLMNVHPRTFIPANSRNAVMLVDALIDRGYSFQRLQSDVQPMRRTSPDWLVRHVIGPDGKPMARAAIDMLDRGSSSEYLQSRHRLAQEMGKQGLPTWTWVPSGPFSNRTVPMLPPRDEMTPAEIQRALATIALSPDADFQYGPSPRFST; this is translated from the coding sequence ATGACACACACAGAGAAACCTCCGCGCAGCGCCAACCGACTCATGGTCGGTGGACAGGTATTTGACTACCTGGATTTGTCAAAGCCATCGCTGGCGGAGCCGTTTCAAGCGGCCATGGAGATTGCCCGCGAGAAGTTCGGGCATGCGCTCTGCCTTTGCCGCCGCCAACCCCTCAAGCTGCAGCTGCGCCTGCGCATGGGTAAGTTCCACCTCGCCGTCTGGCCCAACGAAGGGCCACACCACGACACCGAGTGCGCATTCTTCCGCGATGACCTGTGGGTCAACCCCAACATCCTGCCCGCTGAGCGCCAAGACCCTGCGCGCCCAGCCGTTCAGCCGACGCCCGCCCACCCGCGCGTTGTGGCCTCCAACACTCAGAAGGCGACCCAGGCCTCAACCGGTGCCGCTTCAGCGCCTGCAGCGCCAGCTGAGCATGTCAAACCGCCTCGCCGGCAGATCATGCTGGCCGTCCCGGGGCAGCGCGACACCGAGCCTCGTTCCCCCGGGGCGCCAGTCCAACGCCCGCTGAACCTGCGCGCGCTGGCCATGGGTCTGTGGGAAGAGGCTGCGCTGTGCCGCTGGCACACCAGCTGGACCCGTGACTGGGGCCGAGCACGCTACGAGCTGCAGCGCGTTGCCGGCACCCTCGACCTCAACGGCCAGCCTCTGGACGAAATGCTGTTCGTGCCACGCCCGTTCCGCGAGGGCGCCAAAGAAAAGCTCAACAACGAGTGGGAAGAGTTCGTCCGACGCCTCGGCAATCGCACGCGCGGCACCCCCCTGTACCTGCTGATTGCCCCGGTGCGCAGTTTTGCGAACCCGGGCAACGGCTCTCCTGCGGTCATGCACCTGCGCCATCTGCGCCATCCCGTAGGCCTGTCCGATGCGAGCCTCGACTTCATCCAGAAGGATTGCAAGACCGCATTGCGTCAGGTGAGCACCAATCTGGCCGACATCCGTGCCGCACGCCAAGGGGATGCACGCGCAGACGATCCACGCAACCCGGAGGTAATCGGCTTCTTCCTGGCCGAAGCCAACAGCCGCGGCGGTGTATTCGCACGCGCCGCCTGGCTCATGAACGTGCATCCGCGCACCTTTATTCCGGCCAACAGCCGCAACGCCGTGATGCTCGTGGACGCCCTCATCGACCGGGGCTACTCCTTCCAGCGCCTTCAAAGCGATGTGCAGCCCATGCGCCGCACCAGCCCTGACTGGCTTGTGCGCCATGTGATCGGCCCGGACGGCAAGCCCATGGCGCGCGCCGCCATCGACATGCTCGACCGGGGAAGTTCCTCCGAATACCTGCAATCGCGGCACCGGTTGGCGCAGGAGATGGGGAAGCAGGGCTTGCCAACCTGGACCTGGGTGCCCAGTGGGCCGTTCTCCAACCGAACGGTACCGATGTTGCCCCCGCGCGATGAGATGACCCCAGCAGAGATTCAAAGGGCCTTGGCGACCATCGCCTTGTCCCCCGATGCCGATTTCCAGTACGGGCCCAGCCCACGTTTTTCAACCTAA
- a CDS encoding recombination-associated protein RdgC — MFKNVVIYKIAPGWSLSLAAAKEALNANRFKPCGATQDKSTGWVEPRGEDNGPLMESVAGQWMLKLKIQTKAVPGSEVNKLVDAQCKTIEQTTGRKPGKKEKKSLKEEALLTLLPQAFSREGAVMVWIDLANHWLVTDASSQGKIDEVVTALVRAFDGLSVSLLQTQVTPETAMTQWLSAEDPQDIPGCFDLGRSCELKSSDEEKSSVKFDRHNISNDEVKKHISEGKLPTKVAMTWEGRISFDMTEALQLRKVKFLEGVFEGRPSDESGFDADVALFTGELSKLIPEMIDALGGELVHGAQGSEGEGASVEKHQSAESEMAAA; from the coding sequence ATGTTCAAAAACGTCGTCATCTACAAGATCGCACCGGGCTGGAGTCTGTCGCTGGCCGCCGCCAAAGAGGCACTGAACGCAAATCGCTTCAAGCCGTGCGGCGCCACTCAGGACAAGTCCACTGGCTGGGTCGAGCCGCGGGGAGAGGACAATGGCCCACTGATGGAATCCGTCGCTGGCCAGTGGATGTTGAAGCTGAAGATCCAGACCAAGGCAGTACCAGGCAGCGAGGTCAACAAGCTGGTGGATGCACAGTGCAAGACCATCGAGCAGACCACAGGACGCAAGCCAGGCAAGAAGGAAAAGAAGTCGCTCAAGGAAGAAGCGCTGCTCACACTGTTGCCTCAGGCGTTCTCTCGCGAGGGTGCGGTCATGGTTTGGATCGACCTCGCAAACCACTGGCTCGTGACCGACGCGTCCAGCCAGGGCAAGATCGACGAGGTCGTCACCGCGCTGGTGCGCGCCTTCGATGGGCTGTCTGTCTCGCTGTTGCAGACGCAAGTGACGCCCGAAACGGCCATGACCCAGTGGCTGTCGGCCGAGGACCCCCAAGACATCCCCGGTTGCTTTGACCTGGGCCGCAGCTGTGAGCTCAAGTCTAGCGACGAGGAAAAGTCCAGCGTCAAATTCGACCGACACAACATCAGCAACGATGAAGTGAAGAAGCACATCAGCGAGGGCAAGCTGCCGACCAAGGTGGCCATGACCTGGGAGGGGCGTATCTCGTTCGACATGACAGAGGCGCTGCAGCTGCGCAAGGTCAAATTCTTGGAGGGTGTCTTCGAGGGACGCCCCAGCGATGAAAGCGGCTTCGATGCGGACGTAGCGCTGTTCACGGGTGAGTTGAGCAAACTCATTCCCGAAATGATCGATGCCCTCGGCGGCGAGCTCGTGCATGGAGCACAAGGAAGCGAAGGGGAGGGGGCCTCAGTGGAGAAGCACCAGAGCGCCGAGTCCGAGATGGCCGCCGCCTGA
- a CDS encoding bactofilin family protein has translation MNNTVSIATATAPATVGAAMRMIKPASFADATTVVPKGAKLDGAMTADTDLALRFEGTFKGKVVLNEKGAIHVGEGAVIEVEALQADVIYIQGTVKGNVHARKSLEIGAGARIKGDIRYDEHFDVHNGARINGSINGPEGDAN, from the coding sequence ATGAACAACACCGTCAGCATCGCCACCGCCACCGCCCCTGCAACCGTGGGCGCCGCCATGCGCATGATCAAACCCGCCTCCTTTGCCGATGCCACAACCGTGGTACCCAAGGGTGCGAAGCTTGACGGCGCCATGACGGCCGACACCGATCTGGCGCTGCGCTTTGAGGGCACCTTCAAGGGCAAGGTCGTGCTCAACGAAAAAGGAGCCATCCACGTGGGTGAGGGCGCAGTGATCGAGGTCGAAGCGCTGCAGGCAGACGTGATCTACATCCAGGGCACGGTCAAGGGCAACGTCCATGCGCGCAAGTCGCTGGAGATCGGCGCCGGCGCGCGCATCAAGGGCGACATCCGCTACGACGAACATTTCGACGTGCACAACGGCGCGCGCATCAACGGCAGCATCAATGGTCCCGAGGGCGACGCGAACTGA
- a CDS encoding phosphoadenosine phosphosulfate reductase domain-containing protein: MQNELFSEASSEVQGVQSRSLGIEIPQNKESPVARAMRRIRTIMLKKLAPVLAYSGGKDSSILVALVLTTAREMKERGEIVMPLTIVHSNTGVENPEITELARSEMVKMKAYAEKHGLKLTINVGKPTLSASWAVKVIGGRGIPSFPDGQASCSVDWKVAVNTRLLTAAYKQLRKTEDIADVVVMTGVREDESIIRDMRIKKRGEVAEGLWENEDGQLRASPILDWTVDDVWLHIGYCNAGVEDSFSDFSDVMRVYAGAGGSSCVVVADMRTANNKTACGARFGCWACVKTQNDRSMDTLIASDEQRYGHMKPLAALRNYISNTQYDWSKRQFVTRTIDAEGFITIGADTYSPNMLADLLAYTLTAQVESGVSIIDYATLVGIDARWSMYGLLPPFACLKIYFDVMDGNLKRAPVVERHPKTPTPSIGKIYVGRQWEHIEGPNSLSGLRDTSREFHGEACGLDLRVLSNGNMVIDDERDDGIEVDPEGAMDFVEFFGREMVQQHCRMDHPDWAAGYMTYLGYGTLAIAKGRSAQADGILRRTRWRQANNLHGQRSVEELRARCVSLNEEQLELLAA; this comes from the coding sequence ATGCAGAACGAGTTATTCAGCGAGGCTTCATCCGAGGTCCAGGGCGTGCAAAGCCGCTCCCTGGGCATCGAGATTCCTCAAAACAAAGAAAGCCCTGTGGCACGCGCAATGCGCAGAATCAGGACCATCATGCTCAAGAAGCTGGCCCCCGTCCTCGCGTACAGCGGGGGGAAAGATTCTTCGATTTTGGTGGCACTGGTGCTCACCACCGCCCGTGAGATGAAGGAGCGCGGTGAGATAGTGATGCCTCTGACGATCGTCCACAGCAACACAGGTGTGGAAAATCCAGAAATCACAGAACTGGCTCGTAGTGAGATGGTGAAGATGAAGGCCTATGCAGAAAAGCACGGCCTGAAGCTGACCATCAACGTGGGCAAACCAACGCTCTCGGCTTCGTGGGCCGTGAAGGTGATCGGCGGCAGGGGCATCCCCAGCTTCCCCGACGGGCAGGCCTCCTGCTCTGTGGACTGGAAGGTGGCGGTCAACACCCGCCTGCTGACTGCGGCATACAAGCAATTGCGCAAGACCGAGGACATCGCTGATGTTGTGGTGATGACTGGTGTGCGTGAAGATGAGTCGATCATCCGAGACATGCGCATCAAGAAGCGCGGCGAGGTAGCTGAAGGCTTGTGGGAAAACGAGGATGGCCAGCTGCGCGCCTCACCCATACTGGACTGGACTGTCGATGACGTGTGGCTCCACATAGGCTATTGCAACGCAGGTGTCGAGGACAGCTTTTCGGACTTCTCCGACGTCATGAGGGTGTATGCCGGCGCGGGCGGTAGCTCGTGTGTCGTGGTGGCAGACATGCGCACTGCAAACAACAAGACAGCATGCGGTGCTCGCTTTGGTTGCTGGGCATGCGTCAAAACGCAGAATGACCGGTCCATGGACACGCTGATCGCTTCTGATGAGCAACGCTACGGGCACATGAAGCCTCTGGCAGCGCTCAGGAACTACATCAGCAACACACAGTACGACTGGAGCAAGCGCCAGTTCGTGACCAGAACCATCGACGCAGAGGGCTTCATCACCATTGGCGCGGACACCTACTCACCGAACATGCTCGCTGACCTGTTGGCGTACACGCTGACAGCGCAAGTCGAGTCCGGTGTGTCGATCATCGACTACGCAACGCTTGTCGGGATTGATGCCAGGTGGAGCATGTACGGGCTGTTACCCCCTTTTGCGTGCCTGAAGATCTACTTCGACGTGATGGATGGGAACCTCAAGCGCGCGCCTGTCGTGGAGCGACACCCGAAGACGCCAACGCCGAGCATTGGCAAGATCTACGTGGGGCGCCAGTGGGAGCACATCGAGGGGCCCAACAGCTTGTCGGGCCTGCGCGACACCTCGCGGGAGTTTCACGGTGAGGCATGCGGCCTGGACCTGAGGGTTCTATCCAACGGCAACATGGTGATCGACGATGAACGCGATGACGGCATCGAAGTGGATCCGGAAGGGGCCATGGACTTCGTGGAGTTCTTCGGGAGAGAGATGGTGCAGCAGCATTGCCGCATGGATCACCCCGACTGGGCCGCTGGGTACATGACCTATCTGGGCTACGGCACGCTGGCCATCGCCAAGGGCCGCTCGGCACAGGCCGACGGCATCCTGCGCCGTACGCGCTGGCGCCAGGCCAACAACCTGCACGGCCAGCGAAGCGTGGAGGAACTGCGTGCACGTTGCGTGTCGCTCAACGAAGAACAGCTGGAGTTGCTGGCGGCCTGA
- a CDS encoding bactofilin family protein, producing MSNFDTNASAVLATEERSNFVNPPSATWLRNMAPIASAEADSVGSAQTTDAARGEPAPQSPVFTAAPAAVPADAPRTLSLHAGAVSGLAASPVATQGDTTFSGAMVKTAPDAAARTICSFPHGLSFEGTAEFPCDISVNGSIKGSVILKEQSQLVISESGAIDGTIRARNVVVQGSVKGELDASGGTVAFGEAATCTGSIKYARMSMAEGAEVEATMKKVA from the coding sequence ATGTCCAACTTCGATACCAACGCCAGCGCGGTCCTTGCCACTGAGGAGCGCTCCAATTTTGTGAACCCTCCATCGGCCACCTGGCTCCGCAACATGGCCCCCATCGCTTCGGCGGAAGCTGACAGCGTCGGCAGTGCACAGACCACCGATGCCGCACGCGGCGAGCCAGCACCGCAGAGCCCAGTTTTCACCGCCGCCCCGGCCGCAGTACCCGCCGACGCACCGCGCACGCTGTCGCTGCACGCCGGTGCAGTGTCTGGCCTCGCCGCGTCGCCGGTGGCCACCCAGGGCGACACCACCTTTTCCGGCGCAATGGTGAAAACGGCACCGGACGCAGCTGCTCGCACCATCTGCTCGTTCCCTCACGGACTGAGCTTCGAGGGAACCGCCGAGTTTCCCTGCGACATCAGCGTGAATGGATCCATCAAAGGTTCGGTCATCTTGAAAGAGCAGTCGCAACTGGTGATCAGCGAATCCGGCGCCATTGACGGCACCATCCGCGCCAGGAACGTGGTGGTGCAGGGCAGCGTCAAGGGTGAACTTGACGCCAGCGGCGGCACGGTGGCCTTTGGCGAAGCGGCAACTTGTACCGGTTCGATCAAGTACGCGCGCATGTCCATGGCCGAAGGCGCTGAAGTCGAAGCGACGATGAAGAAAGTCGCCTGA